One window from the genome of Musa acuminata AAA Group cultivar baxijiao chromosome BXJ1-4, Cavendish_Baxijiao_AAA, whole genome shotgun sequence encodes:
- the LOC135580812 gene encoding uncharacterized protein LOC135580812 isoform X5 produces MEDNPSRKSQIKGELSIVLSESSSSNEIGMVSNNGEDEKVDSLAQSKALVLQCVSSPHKGRGLTSAHDIPPASLVHHEEPLAAILLKSCRETHCHFCFDELPADILFCPSCTIPVYCSKNCQEQAFGKHDTYLSKKNLATDLEKHVMNAILANPTRSTGEDICSNHILEHRHECGGAHWSAVLPPDIVLAARLIVTSIEKCKASGTIFNPLDYLDFVHNYAQNPSVSKLELHVYAIVLLYCLHQYYNSDFPLNGASVAQLILVISQIKVNSMAVIHMKSHNRDEAFGKCSKFFTFEEHITQDTKQVKVAQAIYSRGSLFNHSCQPNVHAYFLSRTLFVRSVEVVPAWCPLELSYGPQVGELDLQGRQKLLEEQYSFQCRCSSCSELNLSDLVMNSFRCVRPYCLGAVLEATHYKRLESNFLQVSNASGTFKLSLPLLSSKKDISDVARMLLHERGANSHIAAGHCMSCGSCCDLECSTAGSKSSLANIQRLKDSLDSDQIPDAFVSEMLSSLSHLRSVRHPYSKIVAERRAAAAAAASGGNSSDERRQRQRERKRERKARAAGGLEGGASSGKARGRARGRREQREGSREARAAGRLAGGLAGGVSSERARGRREQWEGSREARAAGGLERGASNGKARGRREQREGSREARAATAASSGSGSRSDEQ; encoded by the exons ATGGAAGACAATCCATCTAGGAAGAGCCAGATCAAAGGAGAACTTAGTATTGTGTTAAGTGAATCCAGTAGTTCTAATGAGATTGGGATGGTTAGCAATAATGGAGAAGATGAGAAAGTGGATTCCTTAG CTCAGTCAAAAGCTCTGGTACTTCAGTGTGTCTCCTCACCACACAAAGGCAGAGGACTGACATCTGCACATGACATTCCTCCAGCTTCCTTAGTTCACCATGAAGAACCTCTTGCCGCG ATTTTGCTGAAGTCTTGCCGGGAAACTCATTGCCACTTTTGCTTTGATGAACTCCCAGCAGATATTTTGTTCTGTCCTTCATGTACTATACCAGTTTACTGCTCAAAGAATTGCCAGGAACAGGCTTTTGGGAAACATGATACTTATCTGAGTAAGAAAAATTTGGCCACGGATCTTGAGAAACATGTTATGAATGCTATCTTGGCAAATCCTACAAGAAGTACTGGAGAAGATATATGCAGTAATCACATTCTGGAACATCGACATGAATGTGGAGGTGCACATTGGTCTGCTGTTttaccacctgacatagttttGGCTGCTCGATTGATAGTAACTTCTATAGAAAAATGCAAGGCTTCTGGGACGATCTTTAATCCCTTGGATTATTTG GACTTTGTTCACAACTATGCTCAAAATCCTTCAGTTAGCAAGTTGGAGTTGCATGTCTACGCGATTGTCCTGTTGTACTGTTTGCATCAATATTATAATTCAGATTTTCCACTCAATGGGGCTTCTGTAGCTCAG TTGATTCTGGTGATCTCCCAAATTAAGGTTAATTCTATGGCagttatccatatgaaatcacatAATCGAGATGAGGCTTTTGGAAAGTGTTCAAAGTTTTTTACTTTCGAAGAGCATATTACACAAGACACCAAGCAG GTCAAAGTAGCACAAGCTATATACTCAAGGGGTAGCTTGTTTAATCATTCATGCCAGCCAAATGTTCATGCTTATTTTCTTTCTCGTACACTTTTTGTACGCTCAGTAGAAGTTGTGCCCGCGTGGTGTCCGCTTGAGCTGTCTTATGGTCCGCAG GTAGGAGAGTTGGATCTTCAAGGTAGACAGAAGTTGCTCGAAGAGCAGTACTCATTCCAATGCCGTTGCTCCAGTTGTTCAGAATTGAACTTGTCAGATCTTGTCATGAATTCTTTTCGGTGTGTTCGGCCTTATTGTCTTGGTGCAGTTCTAGAAGCCACACATTACAAAAGGCTTGAAAGCAATTTCTTGCAAGTTTCTAATGCATCTGGCACCTTTAAACTCTCTCTACCA TTGCTTAGCAGTAAAAAGGACATAAGTGATGTGGCACGGATGTTGCTTCATGAAAGAGGAGCCAATAGTCACATTGCTGCTGGGCATTGCATGAGTTGTGGTTCTTGTTGTGATCTCGAATGCTCAACTGCAGGTTCTAAAAGTTCTCTTGCAAACATCCAAAG GTTGAAGGATTCTTTGGATTCAGATCAAATTCCAGATGCTTTTGTTTCAGAGATGCTGAGTTCTCTCAGTCATTTAAGATCAGTAAGGCATCCGTATAGCAAGATTGTTGCTGAG cggcgagcggcggcagcagcagcggcgagcggcggcaacagcagcgacgagcgacggcagcggcagcgggaaaggaaaagggagcggaaggcacgagcagcgggagggctcgagggaggcgcgagcagcgggaaggctcgcgggagggctcgcgggaggcgcgagcagcgggagggctcgagggaggcgcgagcagcgggaaggctcgcgggagggctcgcaggaggcgtgagcagcgagagggctcgcgggaggcgcgagcagtgggagggctcgcgggaggcgcgagcagcgggagggctcgagagaggcgcgagcaacgggaaggctcgcgggaggcgcgagcaacgagagggctcgcgggaggcgcgagcagcgacagcggcgagcagcggcagcgggagcaggagcgacgagcagtga